The nucleotide sequence TATAAGCCTTTTATAGTCTTTTCTGGCTAAGATATCATCTACCCTAAAAGAGTATCTGTTAAGGTAACTGTAACTTTGGAGACCATAATAGGTGATAACCCCGCTTGCAATAATGATGGTTAAACCAATAATACCTAACGCTGCCATTGTAACTTGATAGAATAATTTTGCCTTTGGATCTTGATACTGTTATATAAAAAGTATGTAAACTCCAGTAAAGTTTACACCTCAATAATAACAGAATTTCCTTCAGAAAAATCCCCGGAGGTCCATTGCCAGCTTTCATGGAGCTTTACCTTACCATCAGGTAAGACTTCAGGTGTTGAAGTACATTTTCCAGTCCTGATTTCATTGTCCTTATTGATATGCTGGTAAACCATTTCAAGAACTCCATTAGGGGCTGCTTTTGCAATTAAAGTGCCTTTAGTGATTTGTCCTCCCGAGTAGTTGGCCCACACTATGTTTCCTTCTTGGAAATAATGAAAAACCGTTTCGTCTGAAACCTCTCCATTTTCTGAGTTGCCTATAGACTTAAACGTTCTATTATTGTAATTAATCATCTTTAAGAGTTCTTTTTTTAGCCGTAAAAGACTAAAAGTATAAAAAGTAGGGATTTTCTCCCTTAGATGAACATGTACATTCATGGTGTTTACATGTGCAGAGGGAATTGTAAATTAAGATACATAGATATCAATATTAAAAATTTACCACTCTTTTACAAATTCATGCTTACGATAGCTAGTGAAAATGCCTAGTCCCCCTTCAATATTTGAATGGATATTTTTGGGTTCAGAAAAGGGGTCACCTGAAAAAGTGTTCTTTAGGTCTTCATCATACTGATAGTAGTGTTCATCAATGGTATAAAGCGTGATGATTAATTTACCACTTTCGCCTATACCTTTGGAAAAAGAGCTTGTGAATGGGCCAACCTTTCCATTGGCTATCTGCTTGTCGTTAACCAAAAGGCTGGATCCATGGCTGCCAAAGAATAGAGATGGGCTAGTGTAATAGTAAGAGCTGTTGTAATTGCTCGCAATGTCGCCTCTTAGCTTAAAGTGATCCGTTGGTTCAGGGCTATGCCAATCAATAGAAACTTTTACATCATAATAAGGCTCTCTTGCTGAGGAGTCAATCAATGATGAATCTATAGAAATATTTATGTTTTGAACACTTTCTTTCGGAACTGTAGTGTAGCTGCTTGCTTTAAGTCCGCTTGGGGTGGTCACATTCAAAAAGTAAGTTTTACCTGGAATGATAGGTAAATCAGATGTTGTTGTCATATAGGTCTGTTCCATAGGGTAGTAATTTAAGGTTACTTCCTGCTCTCCATTTGATATAACAACGTCGGCATCTTTCACATAGTAGTCTTCGCCACTAGTGCTACTGCCTGGAGGGAAACTTTTAGCAATTTTAACCTCTATATTCTCATCGTCAGGAGATAAAAATGCTCCAACTACCAGTTTCTCAACAGGGGCTGGCAGTTCTCGGTCGGTAACTGTTTTAATGCACGAGGACAGTAAGGGCATAAAGCATAAACTAAATATGATTACAAGGCGCATGTCAGAATTTTAGGTTATAGGTAATAGATGGAATGATAGGAAATAATGACACTTGTTTTAAAACAGTCTGGTTTCCTGTGTTGCTGTAGGTGTTTTCTAAAAAGTAGAAGTAAGGGTTTTGTCTGTTGTATAGGTTGTAAACGCTTAAATCCCATGTTCTTACTTTTCTTCCTTTTAGCTTTTTAATAAATTGGATGCTTAGGTCCAAACGGTGATATGGAGCCATTCTAAATTGGTTCCTATCTTCATAATAGTAGTATGATGTATAACTTGCCGTAGGGCGACTGCTTTGTTCTGAAGGAGTGAATGGTTGAAAAGCTGCGTTGGGCATGGTAATGGCATTTCCTGTCCCATATACCCAAGTGCTTGACAAATGGATTTTTTCAGAAGCTTTAAATAAACCTACCAATGAAATATCGTGTCTTCTGTCATAGCGAGCATAAAACTTTCTGCCCCAGTTAACATCGTCAAACTGGAGTTGAGTCCAGGAAAGGGTGTAGCCAGCCCACCCAGAAAAGCGACCTGCTTTTTTATGTAACAAAAACTCAATACCGTATGACCAGCCTTGGCCTTGTGTTACATTGTCTTCCCAAGATCGCCCATCTTCTAAGTTGTAAGGGTCGTCAAATAAGATAAAGCTTGCACCTTCTCTATATCCGGCCATCCTGTCGGTTTTTTTATAGTATCCTTCAATAGAAAAAGTAGTATTTAACGGCATGAAATCCTTGGCCATACCTAATGTTACCTGTCGTGACCGGGCTGGCATGACATTTTCTGTAGCAGGAACCCATAGGTCTATGGGCATGCCTATTCCGCCACTAGTTAGCTGGTGGGCAAACTGGTTCATTTCCGCATACCCTGCTTTAATTGATAAATCAGGTTTTAATTGGTAGCCTGCTGTTAGTCTAGGTTCAGGATTGATGTAGTGCTCTCCGTTGACATAGAAGCTTGACAAGCGAATTCCTCCATTGATGGTTAAAGCTCTAAAAGGCCTAAATTCATCTTCTATAAAAATAGCCGTTTCAAGAGCCCTGGTCCTGGAGCTAAAGTCGAGGTCAGAGTTAATATATGAGCCTTGGAACACCAAAGCTTCAGGGTTTAAAGTATGATGGGTTAATGATATTCCGGCAAATAGTTTATGCTTGTCCGAATGGAAGTATTCAAACTGTTGTTTTACCGAAATTTCGCTGACAAGGGAATTGAAGTTCAGAAAAAAAGTTTCTCCGCCCCAGTTATCTTCAGACCTGATATTAAAATTATACCCACTGTAAGTAAGGGCTGTTTGTGAAAAAACTCTTTTATTAATAATTCTGTCCCAACCTAGCGTATATGCTTGGTTTCTCCACCCTAAATTGCCTTTGGATTGATTATCTTCGAATTGAGTAGAAATTGAAAACCTGTCATTCCCGTTATATCCACTGAGGTAGATGGTGTTTTTAGGGTCTACTTTGTATGAAATTTTTCCTGCAAGATCATAAAAATAGTATCCTGCCCGAAAATCTCCTGTCATAAACGGCCTAGTGAGTACATCTAAATAGGTACGCCTTCCGGATATCATAAAAGTTAGTTTGTCTTTTACAATAGGTCCTTCTAGTGTAAAGCGTGAGGCTATAAGGCCAATTCCGGCTTCTCCTGTTATTCTTTCAGGATTCCCACTTTTTAGCTCCATATTAATGACGGAGGATAATCGACTTCCATACCTGGCAGGGAACCCGCCTTTTATAAGATTTACATTTTGTAAGGCATCTCCATTAAATGAAGAAAAGAAACCGAAAAGATGGTAAGGGTTATACACCATGGCATGGTCCACAAGGAAAAGGTTTTCTCCAGGCCCGCCACCTCTGACGTATAGACCAGCCATGCCCTCTGAACCTGTTTGTACGCCTGGCATTAATTGAAGGGCTTTTAGTACGTCTTTTTCTCCAAATAAAGTTGGGATGCTTTTTATTTGTTCTACCGGAAGGTCTATGCTGCTGATTTCAGCGCCTTCGCTAATTTTTTTTTGTTTTTGTCCTTCTAGCACCACTTCATCCAAGTAGTAGTCTTCTGTAGACAATACCACGTCAAGGGAAAAGTCCTCGGTGGCTGGAACTTTCTTAGTTACTGACGTGAAACCGATTAGTGAAAAAGAAATTTCCACCGAGTCTGCCGGGTCAATGGTAAATGAGTAAAAACCAGCCTTGTCGGTAACCCCCTCTTTTTTGGGTGTAGATAATGATACCTTTACGCCTTGGAGGGGTTGTTTGGATAGCTCCTCTGTTACCTGCCCTTTTATTACTACTTGTTGTCCGTAAGTAGTAAAAGAGCTTAAGAAGAAAAGTAGAACAAAAGTTTTTTTGAAGGCCATTAGCTGTTAAAATATGGGATATTATAAAAAGTTAGCTAAGGTAATTGGTTTTGTCTTGAAAAAGAAATTGTTTGACGACTGTTTTTGCTTTGCTGAAGGGCTGGTCTTTTTGTTCCTTGGAAGGGGAAGTGCATAGTAGGCGCCCTCGGATTAAACCTAAAATATGCAATAATGGAATTTATTGTTACGTATCAAGGTAGCTTTAAAAATCAGTCGCTTCGCTCACATTTGTGTCTTAACCACAGTGCTGCTATGCTTTGCGATTCCAAAGGGCTAATGTTGTTTTGCTTCTCATGACGAAATATAATGCATATTACAGGTTGAAAAATGCAAAAAAACAGCCCATGAAAAACTTAATGGATTAGAAACTTTGCGATTATGCAACTTGCTCAAGGAAGTTTTTGAAAGAATTAGGAGCTTATGTTTTACGGCGTTTCTGGGGGAGGTAACTCGTCTTTTCTAGATACAAAGAAAAAATTTATTCCAGACACTGTTCTAAAGCCACTGTGGAAGTTTCCGTTAAAGTCGGAGCTGTAATAAGGTGCCACCTCAAAGAATAACCCTGCATTGGGAAATGGGAAAGGGAAGCCTTCTACAGCTATTGGTGCAACTACCCCAAAAAAGTTATCCTGATGCCCATAAAACTCAGCCCTAGGCCCGATGCCAATAACAAAATTGATCCTGTCAAACCAGTTAAACCTTCTTTTAGCCAGTAACTCGGTTTTTATATGTTGCTGATCTGCAAAATTGGTGTACTGAAGGTCTTGCAGTCTTATGTCAGCAAAAAACTTTGTTCTTTGAGAAGTTTTAAAAGAAAGTCCCGGTTCTGAACCGGAAGGGTAAACGCCAATCCCAACCTGGGCAAAAGTAAAAAAAGGTGTGCTTAATGTGCCTAAAAAGATAAATAAAGTAAGTAGGTGTTTCATGTTTTGTTTCTTTTTTCAAAAATCAGGTGCAAGTTGAAAAATGGGTATGATATTTCTTATAGCTAAATCTGCTTTATATCATAGGGGCTTTTTCTTGCTTTTGTCAATTTTAACTTTTAATTAAGCTTTTAGTTAAGCATTTTATTCATTCAAAAATCTAAATTTTTTATGAGAATTACCTTTTTTAGTGCCAGAAAATATGAAAAGCCTTTTTTTGACTCAGCTTGTGCTGGTAAAGGATTTGACTGTAACTATGTAGAAGTGCACCTCAATCAAGAATCAGTTTTGCTAGCTTCAGGATCTGATGTTGTTTGCTTGTTTGTAAACGACACTTGCAACCGTGAAATAATTGAGCAGCTTTCTGAGATGGGGGTAAAATTAATTGCCTTGCGTTCTGCAGGTTTTAACCACGTTGACTTAAAAGCTGCAGCGGAGCATAATATTCCTGTGGTGCGGGTACCTGCTTATTCCCCTTACTCAGTGGCAGAACATACCATTGCTATTATCATGACGCTAAACCGGAAAACCCATAGAGCTTATAACCGGGTAAAGGAGGGTAACTTTAGCCTTAACGGGTTGATGGGATTTGACCTTCATTGCAAAACTGCTGGCCTTATAGGTTTAGGTAAAATAGGAAAGGCTACGGCAAAGATCCTTTTAGGTTTTGGATGTAAGGTCTTGGGGTATGACAAATATGAAGATGAAGAGTGCAAGAAGCTTGGTGTTGAATACACCAGTATTGACAGGATATTTTCAGAGTCAGATATTGTATCGCTTCACTGTCCTTTGACGCCTGATACGCATCATATTATCAATAAAGATACTATTGAAAAGATGAAGGATGGTGTGATGCTGATCAATACAAGCAGGGGGGCCCTTGTGGATACCAAAGCAGTAATTGAAGCATTAAAAACAAGTAAAATTGGACACCTTGGTTTAGATGTGTATGAAGAGGAAGGGGATTTGTTTTTTGAGGACCTGTCTGATCAGATCATAACAGACGACGTGTTTATGAGGCTACTTACTTTCCCTAATGTGTTAATAACAGGGCATCAAGCTTTCTTTACTAATAATGCTATGAGAAATATTGCAGATATTACTATTGGTAATATTGTGGATTTCAGGGAGAAAAAAGAGCTTGAAAATGCTGTGGTTCTAGAGTGATTTTTTTTGTCGTTATTTTAGTGAACATTTCATGGATGCAAAAGTTAATATAGTACCTTTTGAAAACAGTGGAAAATATGCATGGAGATCTTTCGAAAAGTGAAATTGATGAAGTCTTGACTCAGCAGTATATTGGACGCATTGGGTGCAGTGTGGGAGATAAGCCATATATTGTGCCGGTAGCCTATAGTTATGATGCAGCGTCTTCATCTATTTATGGTATGACCGGCGAAGGTATGAAGACTGATTTTCTTAGAAAAAACCCGCTGGTTTGTTTTGAGGTCGAATCGGTTAAAGATATCACGCACTGGAAGAGTGTGGTGGCTTGGGGAGTATTTGAAGAATTGTCAGGGCCAGACGCTAAAAATGCCATGCATAAGTATTCAGAGAAACTTAAGTCTCTGGTGCATTCAAACGATGAGTTGTTGGCAAAAGTTAGCTGGGATATTTCTCATGAGGATGTTCCTGATAAAAACGCAATTATATACCGGATTAAGCTTACTGAAAAGTCAGGCAAGTTTGAAAGTTTCGTGGCTTCTGAAAGCCATCAAAGGTAAGTATTGTATAAGTGAATACTTGATGTATTCACTCATGTATTTTTTTAGCTTGTAATTTTTTTATCTGCAGAAAGGCCTGGATGAGAGTTCAGGTCTTTTTTTGCTTTAAGAAAATTAAGATTTGCTACACATAAGTGTTTTTTTATTCCTTGTGCATGGCCAAAACCGGAACAAAAGCATGATGCGCCATTCTACGGGTAAGGCTTTTTTGGAAAAGGCGTTGGTAAACAGGACGTTTTCTGGTGCTTAATATTAAAAGTTTGGAATCGTTTGATTCAACAAAATTTGTTAATGCATCAAAAACATTGCTGCTTTCTATTATTACGAAGTCTATGCTTTGGTAATTATGAACAGAGGCTTCTTCCGACATTTTTGCCTTAAAAGCTTCCTGTTCTTTAGGTGTTAGTTTTTTACTTATGTTGAGAAAAGTAACTTTGGCATTAAAAATAGAGGCAAACTTAAAGGCAAAGCTAATATTTTCTTTTTCATTGCCCTTCATGTCAGTAGCATATACAATGTCATCTAATGGGTGGAAGGTATGGTTTTCTGGAATGACCAGTACAGGACAAAGGACATTCTCAATGATTTTAGAGGTAATGGTGCCAGGAAATAGCTCTTTAAGACCATGAGCACCTTCGGTATTCATGAATATGATGTCAATATTTTCTTCTTTTATTACTTTAAGAATTTCTTCTAGCACAAAACCACGCCTTACGATGCATTTGCTTTGGGTTTCAGAAGAAATGTATTGGTTGACAAACTCTTCACATCGCTCTTGTAGCATTTTTTGGCCATAGTGGTATACATCTTCAGGGGATTTTACCTTTGTGCCGGCAGGAAGTGGAGGGGGGATAAAAAAGGAATGAAGCACAATGATTTCTGTGTCTGACTTTTTGGCCAAATCATTGGCGTAAATCAGGGAGTTTGATGTATGATCTGTAAGATCTGTAGGGCAAAGTATTTTTAGCATCTTTTTAAGGCTGTTCCTTTCAGTGGTAAACTTATTAGTTTCTGTAAATTATTCAAAAGAATATATCTACACTTTTTTGCATTACTTTTAAGTGTTAAATATCCAGATATTTACAAAAGTAGCATGGAACCCTATTTGTAAAAGAGATTTAGGATCTATTTAAGAATGAAACGACAATTCTTACAAGCCGGTTACATGTCATGACAAAGAAATATAGGGGGTATCCCGAGGAACAAGTGGGCTGTTAGTAACTAGCACCTACCTAACATTTGGCCACTCACATTCCTGCTTTATCCCAACAGCCCCCGATGATACGAGGTATGAATGTAGAGCCGATTTTTTATCGGCATGAACTACATTGTTTGTTTTCTACCTTTGCCCCCCCCCCCCACGTCATCGGTAGGAGGAAACGACGAAGCAATCTCATCGTCAGGTCTAGTATGACACCCTAACAATCAACCAACACTGCTTATCTCAAAAAGATTGCCGCGGCATTTTTTCATAAGAAAACTAATGGCTTATAACTTCAATCCATAGAACTTTACCCACCACTATCTTGCGCCTCGCAATGACGGTTAAATTCTGATTTTCTGCTAATTAAAACCTTAATGTTAGACGCTGGCACCTGCCTAATATTTGGCAATTCACATTCCTGCTTTACCCCAACAGCCCCCCGCAACAGGTGCGGGGAGACAGCTATAGTGTTGATTTTAAAGCTTAAAAACACCATCCCCAAAAGCTACACCCAAAGCCAGCGATAACCTCCAAACCGGTAAGAGCCGAATAGTAGACAAAAGAATAACTCAATAATAAGCAGTCCGGTAGCTGCTAAGGGCGGGCGGGGACTCTATGGCTGGTGTGGGCATATTGCGGCTTGTGGGCTGCCGGATTTTTAAAAATGCCGCCATTAAAAACTGCCCTTGACAATGAATCGTCAGTTAAGGCATTTTTCTGGCAGGGAGGGGTTGTGCGTTTAGCGCGTGGCAATATGCCTTTCAGCCATAGTGTCTTTTTTGGGTTACCTTTTTTGGACAAGCAAAAAAGGTAAGAAGAAATGGAGAATGAGCCTTAGGTAACATTAGCTCATTAGGTTTATTAATAAAGGATCAATTTAATGATTTGATGATGCTCTAATCGTCAGGTCTGGTATTTGACACCCTAACAATCAACCAACACTGCTTATCTCAAAAAGATTGCCGCGGCATTTTTTCATAAGAAACAAAAGGATGATTCGATGATATGATGATGCAATGATATATAACCTGTCATCCCGAGGCACGAGGGATCTGTTAGACGCTGGCACCTGCCTTCGTAATAGGTACAGATAAAGACACTCATGCTGTTATCCAAGCAGATCCTTCCTGCGTCAGGACGACAAGAAGAAGTGTCAAGGGCAGAGGGTAATACGGCATTGGATACAAATTGAGAAAAGCAGAGTCTCAAAAACTAACAACTAAAGCCAGCGATAACTCCAAACTGGTAAGAGCCGAAAAGTAGACTAAAGGAATAACTTTATAATCAGCAACCCGGTAGCTACTAAGGGCGGGCAGGGACTCTATGGCTGGTGTGGGCATATTGCGGCTTGTGGGGTGCCGGATTTTTAAAAATGCCGCCATAAAATACTGCCTTTGACAATGAATCGTCAGTTAAGGCATTTTTCTGGCAGGGAGGGGCTGTGCGTTTAGTGCGTGGCAATATATGCCTTTCAGCCATAGTGTCTTTTTTTGGTTACCTTTTTTGGACAAGCAAAAAAGGTAAGAAGAAATGGAGAATGAGCTTTAGGAAACATTAGCTCATTAGGTGTATTAATAAGGCGACCAATTTAATGATTTGATGATGCTCTAATCGTCAGGTCTGGTACATAACACCCTCAATTACAACTCACCCCAACGTCATTGCGAGGAGAAACGACGAAGCA is from Cytophagaceae bacterium ABcell3 and encodes:
- a CDS encoding universal stress protein; the encoded protein is MLKILCPTDLTDHTSNSLIYANDLAKKSDTEIIVLHSFFIPPPLPAGTKVKSPEDVYHYGQKMLQERCEEFVNQYISSETQSKCIVRRGFVLEEILKVIKEENIDIIFMNTEGAHGLKELFPGTITSKIIENVLCPVLVIPENHTFHPLDDIVYATDMKGNEKENISFAFKFASIFNAKVTFLNISKKLTPKEQEAFKAKMSEEASVHNYQSIDFVIIESSNVFDALTNFVESNDSKLLILSTRKRPVYQRLFQKSLTRRMAHHAFVPVLAMHKE
- a CDS encoding pyridoxamine 5'-phosphate oxidase family protein — its product is MHGDLSKSEIDEVLTQQYIGRIGCSVGDKPYIVPVAYSYDAASSSIYGMTGEGMKTDFLRKNPLVCFEVESVKDITHWKSVVAWGVFEELSGPDAKNAMHKYSEKLKSLVHSNDELLAKVSWDISHEDVPDKNAIIYRIKLTEKSGKFESFVASESHQR
- a CDS encoding DUF4249 domain-containing protein: MPLLSSCIKTVTDRELPAPVEKLVVGAFLSPDDENIEVKIAKSFPPGSSTSGEDYYVKDADVVISNGEQEVTLNYYPMEQTYMTTTSDLPIIPGKTYFLNVTTPSGLKASSYTTVPKESVQNINISIDSSLIDSSAREPYYDVKVSIDWHSPEPTDHFKLRGDIASNYNSSYYYTSPSLFFGSHGSSLLVNDKQIANGKVGPFTSSFSKGIGESGKLIITLYTIDEHYYQYDEDLKNTFSGDPFSEPKNIHSNIEGGLGIFTSYRKHEFVKEW
- a CDS encoding TonB-dependent receptor, translated to MAFKKTFVLLFFLSSFTTYGQQVVIKGQVTEELSKQPLQGVKVSLSTPKKEGVTDKAGFYSFTIDPADSVEISFSLIGFTSVTKKVPATEDFSLDVVLSTEDYYLDEVVLEGQKQKKISEGAEISSIDLPVEQIKSIPTLFGEKDVLKALQLMPGVQTGSEGMAGLYVRGGGPGENLFLVDHAMVYNPYHLFGFFSSFNGDALQNVNLIKGGFPARYGSRLSSVINMELKSGNPERITGEAGIGLIASRFTLEGPIVKDKLTFMISGRRTYLDVLTRPFMTGDFRAGYYFYDLAGKISYKVDPKNTIYLSGYNGNDRFSISTQFEDNQSKGNLGWRNQAYTLGWDRIINKRVFSQTALTYSGYNFNIRSEDNWGGETFFLNFNSLVSEISVKQQFEYFHSDKHKLFAGISLTHHTLNPEALVFQGSYINSDLDFSSRTRALETAIFIEDEFRPFRALTINGGIRLSSFYVNGEHYINPEPRLTAGYQLKPDLSIKAGYAEMNQFAHQLTSGGIGMPIDLWVPATENVMPARSRQVTLGMAKDFMPLNTTFSIEGYYKKTDRMAGYREGASFILFDDPYNLEDGRSWEDNVTQGQGWSYGIEFLLHKKAGRFSGWAGYTLSWTQLQFDDVNWGRKFYARYDRRHDISLVGLFKASEKIHLSSTWVYGTGNAITMPNAAFQPFTPSEQSSRPTASYTSYYYYEDRNQFRMAPYHRLDLSIQFIKKLKGRKVRTWDLSVYNLYNRQNPYFYFLENTYSNTGNQTVLKQVSLFPIIPSITYNLKF
- a CDS encoding 2-hydroxyacid dehydrogenase; this encodes MRITFFSARKYEKPFFDSACAGKGFDCNYVEVHLNQESVLLASGSDVVCLFVNDTCNREIIEQLSEMGVKLIALRSAGFNHVDLKAAAEHNIPVVRVPAYSPYSVAEHTIAIIMTLNRKTHRAYNRVKEGNFSLNGLMGFDLHCKTAGLIGLGKIGKATAKILLGFGCKVLGYDKYEDEECKKLGVEYTSIDRIFSESDIVSLHCPLTPDTHHIINKDTIEKMKDGVMLINTSRGALVDTKAVIEALKTSKIGHLGLDVYEEEGDLFFEDLSDQIITDDVFMRLLTFPNVLITGHQAFFTNNAMRNIADITIGNIVDFREKKELENAVVLE
- a CDS encoding n-acetylglutamate synthase; its protein translation is MNVHVHLREKIPTFYTFSLLRLKKELLKMINYNNRTFKSIGNSENGEVSDETVFHYFQEGNIVWANYSGGQITKGTLIAKAAPNGVLEMVYQHINKDNEIRTGKCTSTPEVLPDGKVKLHESWQWTSGDFSEGNSVIIEV